In Deltaproteobacteria bacterium, the sequence CGTCACGAGGAAGTTCCAAAGCGGGCTCGGCACGTCGGGAACCACGGAGACTTCGACGCCCAACTTGAACAGCTCGTCGTACAGCTCGCGGCTCTCGAATCCGCTCGACTCGAAAGGAACCGTCTCGTTTGTATCCGGATCGCGATAAACGCCGGAGAACTGCCGGCCCTTGACTTCGACCTTGAGCAGCCGACCTTCCTTGGCGATTTCGTTGAACTGCGTGAACGAGAGGCGCTTGGGCCCCTTGTACTCGGTGGTGACGAGCTGAAACAGCACCGCGAAGATCAGGAATATCAGCAGCAACAGCGCGAGATTTTTCGAGAATCGGTTCACTCGGTTCTCCCCGGCGCGGAGCAATAGCCCGCCCTGGACGTCATCGTCCCACCGGGATCATAACCATTGCTTTCAATTTCTCAAGGTCGCGCGGCATTTTTCGCCGCGTACCGGGGTTCGATCGCGCGTGCCGAACGCCGACGGCGTCGTTTGTGTGACGCTCGTCAGGTTTTCGGCGCGAGCCTCGCGGATCGCGCCGAGTGTCGACCGCGAACGACTCAGCCCTCGGTTGCCGCACCCATGATCGCGGGCAGCACCGACCCGATCTGCTGCACGGTCCACGGCGTCTCGGAGGCGACGCCCTCGGTGGTGACCGTCTGGTATTCGAAAATCTTCGGACCGTGCACGCCGAAGATCTTGCCCGTCAGATCCCCCGAGAGATTCGACGCGAGATACACCGCCATTGGTGCGATCCACTCCGGCCCGAGCGACTTGCTCACCTCGGGGTCCTGGAACATCGGCAGGTCCTGCGTCATGCGGGTCACGGCCACCGGGGCGATGCAGTTGCAGAAGATGTTGTACTTGCGTCCCTCGATGGCGACCACGCGCGTGAAGCCCGCGATGCCCGCTTTCGCCGAGCCGTAGTTGGCCTGCCCGAAGTTGCCGATCAGCCCCGCGAGCGAGCTGACGTTGATAATGCGTCCGCCCTCGCCGCGCTCGCGAAAGTGGAGGAACGCGGCCTGCGTGCACGCGAACGTGCCCTTGAGGTGAACGGCCATGACGAGATCCCAGTCGGACTCTTCCATCTTGGCGAGCGTCTTGTCGCGCAGGATGCCCGCGTTGTTGACGAGGACGTCCAGCTTTCCGAAGGCGTCGATCGCCGTTTTCACGATCGCCTTGCCGCCCTCCATCGACGCCACCGAATCGAAACTCGGCACGGCCTCGCCGCCCAGGGCGCGGATCTCTTCGCACACCTTCGCGGCGGGGGATTCGTCGTGACCCGCGCCATCGCGCGCACCGCCGATGTCGTTGACCACGACCTTCGCGCCTTCGCGCGCGAAGGCCAGCGCGTACTCGCGGCCGATGCCGCCGCCCGCGCCCGTGATGACCGCCACCTTGCCGTCGAGCAGACCCATGGCATTCCCTCCCCTATTCGATGGGCTCGATGTTCTTCGCGACCGACGCGGGTTCCTTCGTCGGCGCAAGGATTTCGACCTCGCCCGGCGGCGTCAGGTCCCGCGCGTACAGCTCCAGACTGAGACGGTGAAAGAACTGGTGTTCGACGAGCAGGAATCCCGCGTTCTCGACCGCGCGGATCAGGTTGTCCGACGGATACCCCGCGACGCGCACGACCCAGATCCGGCGCGCCGCGCCGAAGCCGATCACATCGGAAAGATCGGCGTCGGCGTCGTAGAAGTCGAACGGCACTTCGACGATGGGCAACTCGCCCTCGACCTCGGTGCGCGGCGTGCCCCGCTCGTGATAGCGGATCGCGAGCGTCATCCATCCCGGCGCCACGAAAATCTGATCGGCCACGCGCACGTGCTGTGCGAGCTGCACGGTGAGCGGACGCCACGACTCGGGCTTTTGCCATGCCCATCGGTCCGCCGCGCAGGCGTCGGCGTTGATCACCGATCCCACGGACGACGCCAGCGCAAGCGCGACGACGATCGGTGTCGTCACGGCCGGCAGCCGCGCGACGAGCAGCGCGATCGCGAACATCAGCACCGGGGCGAAGATGGTCAGCGTGTGCGGCGTCCACACCGGCACGACGATCGAGACGATCACGAGAAGCGCAAGCGGGCCGAAAAACGCCGCGGGCACCGCCAGTGAACGGTCGTCACGCCGGTGATCGACCACCGCGATGATGCACGCCGCGATGAAGACGAGAAACCCGATCCCGGTCACGATCGGCGAGGCGATCTCGCCCCACTCCATCCACGCAATCCACGGGGCGCCGAATCCCAGATCGGTCACCCAGTTCTGCAGCGGCGCGTCGGCGATGCGCGTTAGAATCGGGAAACCTCGCATGTGCTCGGCGAGCACGCGCACCTGCGCGTAGATGAGCGGCGAGCCCAGCAGCGCCGCAACGACCGGCGCGACGAGACCCGTCTGCACGTCGCGGCGGCGGAAGACGACCGGTCCGGCAAGGACGCCGAGGAAAAGCGCCTGCCCGATCAGCATCCATGCGAAAGAGTACGTGGTGAACACACCGACGACGTTCACCGCGGCCAACGCACCCGCGCCCGCGAAATCGCGCTCGCGCTTCGCCACGCGCACGCACAGGGCGAATGCGATCGTCACGAGCAGCGCGACCAGGGCGTGCGGCCGGGCGATGCGACTCTCGGCGACGAGCCAGGGATGCGCCGCGAGCAACACCGCGCAGAGGGCTCCGTACATGCGTCCCGACAACGCACGCCCGAACCACGCTCCGACCGGGATCGCGACGACGCCGCAGATGACCGACAACGAGCGCATCGCGCCCGCCGAATCGCCGAATAGCGCAACCCACAGTTTCAGGATCGGGTGATAGACGGGGGACTGGAATCCGCGGGCGAGGTCGCCGACGCGTCCGGCCAGCGCCCAGGAAAGCGTCTCGTCGATGCTCAGGGACGGCGCTCCGAGCCGATACACGCGCAGGGCGAGTCCGAGCGCCGACGCCCCGGCGACCACCGCCCAGAACAGCGTGTCGCCGCGCCCGGAACCCGTGTCGTGCGAAGACCTCGGCACGTCGCGCAAACCTTTGGAATTCCTAGTGATTCGGGAGTGGATTCGATCCACCGCGACCTTGACAAAGGGGGGGGCGAAAGTCAAGCTCGGCGCGGCTTTCGACGACTCGATTCTCGAATTTTCCACGTGGCGAACGGAAACAATTGTCCCTTTGAACCCGGAAACATCATGACTTCCCGGAACGACGATCTTGCCGCTCGCGACCGGCGGCACATCTGGCACCCCTTCACGCAAATGCGGGAATGGATGGAATCGGACGTGCTCGTCATCGAGCGCGGCGAGGGCGTTGACCTCATCGATGCCAACGGGCGGCGATACCTCGACGGCGTGTCGTCGCTGTGGACCAACGTCCACGGTCATCGACACCCGACCATCGATGCGGCGATCCGCGATCAACTCGATCGCATCGCCCACTCCACGCTGCTCGGCCTCGCGTCGTCGGCGTCCATCGAATTCGCCGACCGGCTTTGCGCGCTGTTGCCCGAATCGCTCTCGCGCGTATTCTTTTCCGACAACGGCAGCACCGCGGCCGAGGTCGCGCTCAAGATCGCCTTCTCTTACTTCCGTCACCGGGGCGAGACCGGGCGTACGTCGTTCATCACCTTCGACGGCGCGTATCACGGCGACACCATCGGCTCGGTCAGCGTGGGCGCGATCGAGCTCTTCCACGAAAACTACCGTCCTTTGCTCTTTCCCACGCGCGTCCTGCCCTACCCGCACTGCTACCGCTGTCCTTTCGGACTCGAACGCGAAACGTGCGAGTCGGCCTGCTTCGGGCAAATCGAGCGCCGGATCGAGGCCGTGGGGAAGGAGTGCGTCGCCATCGTCATCGAACCCCTGGTGCAGGGCGCGTCGGGAATGCGCAAAGCGCCGCCGGGGTTTTTGCGGTTGCTGCGTTCGCTCGCCGACCGTCATGGCTTGCTGCTCATCGTGGACGAGGTCGCAACGGGATTCGGCCGCACGGGGACGATGTTCGCCTTCGAGCAGGAAGACGCCCGGCCCGACCTGCTCGCGCTCGCCAAGGGCATCACCGGCGGCTATCTGCCGCTGGCCGTCACCATCGCGCGCGAGCACATCTTCGAGGCGTTCCTCGGCGAGTATGACGAATTCAAAACCTTCTTTCACGGGCATACGTACACGGGAAACCCGCTGGCGTGCGCTGCGGGGCTCGGAACGCTTCGCGTCTTCGACGAGGAACGAACCCTCGAATCGTTGCCGAACCTCATCCGCGTGATGTCGGACGCCCTCGGTCCGTTACGCGAACACCCCCATGTGGGCGAGATCCGTCAGACCGGGCTCATGGTCGGCATCGAGATCGTGCGCGACCGCAGGGCGAAGTCGCCGTTCCCCGTCCCGGCGCGCGCCGGTCACCGCGTCTGCATGGCGACGCGCGACCACGGCGTCATCATCCGCCCGCTGTCCGACGTGGTGGTGCTCAATCCGCCGCTCGCGATCCCGGAAGACCGGATCCGCGAACTCGTCGCCGTCACCGCGCGGTGCATCGACGATGTGACGCGAGCGCTCGCCGAGGTTTGAGATTCATGGCGTCGGCGTGAACATGCCGCAGCGCTCGTGGCCGGCGTTCGCGGCCTCGGCGGCCGGGGCGCCGTAGCGATCGGCGATGCGCGCGAGCATCGGCGGCGCAGTCGACTTGAGCGCCAGTGCACACCCCACGCCCTGAAAAAACGTTGAGGAATCCGCGGAGACCGGGACACGTAACGCCTCGACATCCGGACGCACGGGCTCCCACAAGCAGCAGTCATAGACACCGCTCATGCGGAAGATCTCGCCCATACCCGCGACGAAGTCCGCGTCGCCCAGTTCCTCGATGCGCGCGTCGAGCAACGCGTTCACGCGATCGACCTCGTCGCCGACGATCTGCCCGAGAAAATGCCGCGCATAAACCTCGCCGCGAAATCGCCCCAGCATGTCGAACTCGGCGGGCTGCACGAGCGGCGAGAGATTCCAGGCGTGAACACCGACCAGCACAGCGACCAGGACGATCTTCGCGCCCACCTCGATCCGCGCCACTACCGGCCGCGCCGCGCGAAGGCGCTCGCCGGTCCACGGGCTGCCGAGCGCCATCGCGACGCACGCGTATCCCGCGACGATGAGCCAGAGAAGATGGCGTGTGTGCAGGTGCGTGACGTAGCCGAACATGGAGACGACAACGAGCGCAACGGCGAGCGACAGAGGGAAGAGAAGCCGCGCCCGCCCGCGCTCGACCGATTCCGCGTCGCGAAATCGCGCGATCACGACGACGGCGGCGAGCGCCGTGATCGCCCACTCGGGCCGGAACAGATAAAACGAACGCATCCAGTCCTGCGCGAAGAAGAGCGCGAGCCGGCCTGCCGACGGCGCGCCGATCACCGCGGTCATGGCGACCGACGAGGTGTTGTCGAAGACGGCGGGCTCGAAGAGGCGCTCGCGCAAACCGCCCGCGAGGCGAACGGCCAGCGGTGCGATCGCGACCGCGAATCCGCCGCCGAGCGCGGCAAGCGCACGGGCTCGACGGCCTCGCGGCACGATCGACGCCGTGAGGACGAAGACGAGGGCGACGACGTAGAACACGGCTGCCGAAGCGTAGATCGACGCCGCGACAACGACGCCGGCGCCGGCGAACCACGCTTGCGCGCGCCGCGTCCCGATGAGGCCGTTCCCCCATGCCCACACGCCGATGCCCGCGAGCAGCGCCGATTCCGGGTGCGCTCCCCAATACGTCAGGTTCCATTTGAGCAGCGAGC encodes:
- a CDS encoding SDR family oxidoreductase translates to MGLLDGKVAVITGAGGGIGREYALAFAREGAKVVVNDIGGARDGAGHDESPAAKVCEEIRALGGEAVPSFDSVASMEGGKAIVKTAIDAFGKLDVLVNNAGILRDKTLAKMEESDWDLVMAVHLKGTFACTQAAFLHFRERGEGGRIINVSSLAGLIGNFGQANYGSAKAGIAGFTRVVAIEGRKYNIFCNCIAPVAVTRMTQDLPMFQDPEVSKSLGPEWIAPMAVYLASNLSGDLTGKIFGVHGPKIFEYQTVTTEGVASETPWTVQQIGSVLPAIMGAATEG
- a CDS encoding glycosyltransferase family 39 protein, which codes for MPRSSHDTGSGRGDTLFWAVVAGASALGLALRVYRLGAPSLSIDETLSWALAGRVGDLARGFQSPVYHPILKLWVALFGDSAGAMRSLSVICGVVAIPVGAWFGRALSGRMYGALCAVLLAAHPWLVAESRIARPHALVALLVTIAFALCVRVAKRERDFAGAGALAAVNVVGVFTTYSFAWMLIGQALFLGVLAGPVVFRRRDVQTGLVAPVVAALLGSPLIYAQVRVLAEHMRGFPILTRIADAPLQNWVTDLGFGAPWIAWMEWGEIASPIVTGIGFLVFIAACIIAVVDHRRDDRSLAVPAAFFGPLALLVIVSIVVPVWTPHTLTIFAPVLMFAIALLVARLPAVTTPIVVALALASSVGSVINADACAADRWAWQKPESWRPLTVQLAQHVRVADQIFVAPGWMTLAIRYHERGTPRTEVEGELPIVEVPFDFYDADADLSDVIGFGAARRIWVVRVAGYPSDNLIRAVENAGFLLVEHQFFHRLSLELYARDLTPPGEVEILAPTKEPASVAKNIEPIE
- the bioA gene encoding adenosylmethionine--8-amino-7-oxononanoate transaminase → MTSRNDDLAARDRRHIWHPFTQMREWMESDVLVIERGEGVDLIDANGRRYLDGVSSLWTNVHGHRHPTIDAAIRDQLDRIAHSTLLGLASSASIEFADRLCALLPESLSRVFFSDNGSTAAEVALKIAFSYFRHRGETGRTSFITFDGAYHGDTIGSVSVGAIELFHENYRPLLFPTRVLPYPHCYRCPFGLERETCESACFGQIERRIEAVGKECVAIVIEPLVQGASGMRKAPPGFLRLLRSLADRHGLLLIVDEVATGFGRTGTMFAFEQEDARPDLLALAKGITGGYLPLAVTIAREHIFEAFLGEYDEFKTFFHGHTYTGNPLACAAGLGTLRVFDEERTLESLPNLIRVMSDALGPLREHPHVGEIRQTGLMVGIEIVRDRRAKSPFPVPARAGHRVCMATRDHGVIIRPLSDVVVLNPPLAIPEDRIRELVAVTARCIDDVTRALAEV